In Pseudodesulfovibrio sp. JC047, the genomic window CACGCAACTCAAGCGCTTCACGGGTTCCGGTCGATGCGCCCGAAGGCACGGCTGCCCGGCCAATGACGCCGGATTCCAACAAAACTTCGCATTCGATGGTAGGGTTACCGCGAGAATCAAGAATTTCACGCGCCCAAACGCCGACGATGGTACTCATGGGAGTCTCCTTCTATGATTGATGAAAAAAATAAACGTCTTGATGTGCGGGATTCTAGATGAATTCCCCGCAATGCTCAATTCTATATATGCACCGTTCAGGGATCGCAGTTATTATCTTGCACCACCATCCCTGAAACCGCTCTGACACAGACTTATCGATTATAATACGCCATCCACAATCCCTCCAGCACCAGTTCCGGGCGGAGTTCGTCAATGGTTTCGGAAACCTGGGCAATGGTCCGGGCCAATCCGCCAGTGGCAACCACAAACGGATCATCCAGCTGAACCGACAATTTCTGGACCAGTCCGTCCACCATGGACGCAAATCCGAAAACAAGCCCCTGATTCAAACACTCTTCCGTGCTGGTCCCCCATTTCAGGGCTTCATCAGTCACGGTCAAATCCACCTTGGGCAGTTTTGCCGTGCCGCCAGCCAAGGCTCCGGCAGAGGACAGAATCCCGGGACAAATCAACCCGCCCTTGAATGCGGTTTCCTGCACACACGCCAACGTGGTGGCAGTCCCGAAGTCAATGACAATGAGATTTCCGGTGTCATAGGTCATACGCGCCGAATAACAGCCGACCAGGATATCCGCTCCAACCTGCTCGGGCCGGGCGTATTCATTATCCATGTCGATCGGCAAATCCCTGGCGGCAAACAGGGCCTCACATCCAAGAAATCGCCGGGCCATCCGGGAAATCAACGGATCAAGGGGCGGGACCACGCTGGAAATGATACACGCCTCAATATCGGCTGAATCCACGCCTTCCCGCGACAGAATGGATTCCACTTTGAGTCCCCAATCATCGTCAGTATTGGCCGGACGGGTCGGCAGCGTATAGCTTTCGCCCAGTCCCTGGTCATCGGCCAGACACAATTTGGTGTTGGTATTTCCGGCATCAAAAAGCACTATCTTGCCCATACGATTCTCCTTGCAGAGAACTTTCGCTTCTTTTCACACAAAAAACAAGGTGCTTCTCACACCACAATACTCGCGGAAATCCAGAGCAGACAGGGACAACCTCCGACAGATCGGACTGACTGGAAAGCAAGTACCTATCCGTTTTTCGAGCTGTCCGGGCAGACATACTGTCGCCGATAGCGCAGGTAGAAAAAAACCGACATGCCCACAGCCGCGACTTCCGACATGGGCACAGACAGCCAGATTCCCTGCAATCCCAAAAACGGCGGCAAAAGCATGACGAATCCCAAAGTGAAAACAAACGACTTCAAAAACGAAATCAGCGCGGAAATCTTGCCATTATTCACCGCTGTGAAAAAACCGGAAGCAAGAATACTCACGCCTTCCAGCAGAAAGCTGAAGGCAAAGATGTTCATCCCCCCTTCGCCAATGGTGATCACGTCCTGTTCGCCCTTGGCAAAAATCGCGATGATATCCCCACCGTACACGATAGCCACACCAAAGGTCACGATGGAGGCAAACGCCATGGTCATCCCGGATGTTCGCACCAACTGCCGGATTTTCTGAAAATTCCGTTTCCCGTAATTGAAGCTGATGGCCGGAGCCACGCCAACGCTCAGTCCGATATGCACCGAAGACAACAAGTAATAGATAAACATCATGATCGAAAGCGCGGCCACCCCAAATTCCCCGGCATAGCGCAGGACCATGTAATTGAAGACCAGGGTTTTCACTCCGGCCGACATCTCCGACACCATCTCCGAAGACCCGTTGACCATGGCCCCCAGCAAAAAACGAACATCCAGACGGGGTTTGACGAATCGAAGTCGTTTGGACTTGAACAGAAAATACACCACGCCCATGCCAATGGCCACGAGCACGCCAGCGGTAGAAGCAATCCCCGCACCTTCAATCCCCATGCCCATCCGGACGATGAAGACATAATCGAGCACGATATTGGTCAGACCCGCGCCGCAGGAGGTCAGGAATGCCCCGCCGGGACGCCCATCGAGCCGCATAAAATATTCCACAGCCACTTGCAGGACCAACCCGCCCAAGCCCACGATAAACGTATTCAGATACCCCACACAATACGGCAGCAAGGCATCTGTCGCACCGAGCAGGCGTGCAAGAGTATCCGTCCCCCACCACACGGTCAGTCCAATGATCATAACCATGAGCAGGCACAGCACTCCGCTCATCAGGGAAAAATGAGCCAGCGCCTTTCGGGGCTGTCC contains:
- a CDS encoding type III pantothenate kinase codes for the protein MGKIVLFDAGNTNTKLCLADDQGLGESYTLPTRPANTDDDWGLKVESILSREGVDSADIEACIISSVVPPLDPLISRMARRFLGCEALFAARDLPIDMDNEYARPEQVGADILVGCYSARMTYDTGNLIVIDFGTATTLACVQETAFKGGLICPGILSSAGALAGGTAKLPKVDLTVTDEALKWGTSTEECLNQGLVFGFASMVDGLVQKLSVQLDDPFVVATGGLARTIAQVSETIDELRPELVLEGLWMAYYNR
- a CDS encoding MATE family efflux transporter; this encodes MEHFYSRKWSFFDYLRFVMPSVFSMFLISLYQIVDAFFIARYAGPLAMAAVNIILPFFCFTFGMGVMLAAGSSAIIGIELGKGQPRKALAHFSLMSGVLCLLMVMIIGLTVWWGTDTLARLLGATDALLPYCVGYLNTFIVGLGGLVLQVAVEYFMRLDGRPGGAFLTSCGAGLTNIVLDYVFIVRMGMGIEGAGIASTAGVLVAIGMGVVYFLFKSKRLRFVKPRLDVRFLLGAMVNGSSEMVSEMSAGVKTLVFNYMVLRYAGEFGVAALSIMMFIYYLLSSVHIGLSVGVAPAISFNYGKRNFQKIRQLVRTSGMTMAFASIVTFGVAIVYGGDIIAIFAKGEQDVITIGEGGMNIFAFSFLLEGVSILASGFFTAVNNGKISALISFLKSFVFTLGFVMLLPPFLGLQGIWLSVPMSEVAAVGMSVFFYLRYRRQYVCPDSSKNG